One segment of Candidatus Manganitrophus noduliformans DNA contains the following:
- a CDS encoding glycosyltransferase family 2 protein, with the protein MGVFLPSPRTSHRRDALLQRAFEIVPGLLLWSTFLGLFIFSFFQPVAVAIFIIAYDLYWLIRVTYFSIFMLLAYRRVRMEWGTDWRRRCEKASGEIPAYRREIEEETARAEREGAPKRRLQSLRLHLQEIRRIETEKVDVWDWTTIRHLVIFPTYQEGLEILRSSLRALLQADYPNERMIVVLAFEEREGIPAYRKAKALRQEFGSSFGAFLTTFHPDGIPGEARVKGANMAWAARQAKQYLDRENIPYDRVILSAFDADTCVDRQYFGCLTYNYIIHPQRTRRSYQPLPMYHNNIWDAPSFARVVANSTTFWHMVQSIRPDLLITFSSHAMSFKALVEVGYWPVDVISDDSVIFYSCYLYYGGQYETIPLYVPVSMDANLAESYWRTLINQYKQMRRWAWGIEKFPLMMRGFLIDRAIPLRKKIKHVFRMLEGNYSWGSAPFVIPVFGSLPLLVGGREFYQTVLAYNFTATTRSILSMALVGVFLSVFLCHALLPPRPARYGRWRTVSMTLQWALVPLSYIFLVGLPAVDAQTRLMLGRYLTFWVTDKKRKEGDVASGSPELGPVAGLAEVPEKREEVG; encoded by the coding sequence ATGGGTGTTTTTCTTCCTTCTCCCCGCACGTCCCACCGAAGGGATGCGCTCCTGCAGCGCGCCTTTGAGATCGTTCCCGGCCTTCTCCTCTGGTCGACCTTTCTCGGCCTTTTTATTTTCTCCTTCTTTCAACCGGTCGCCGTCGCGATCTTCATCATCGCTTACGACCTTTATTGGCTGATCCGCGTGACCTATTTTTCCATCTTCATGCTCCTCGCTTACCGGCGGGTGCGGATGGAGTGGGGGACTGATTGGCGGAGGCGATGCGAAAAAGCGTCGGGGGAAATTCCGGCCTATCGCCGGGAGATCGAGGAGGAGACGGCGCGCGCCGAAAGAGAAGGGGCTCCAAAGCGGAGGCTTCAGAGCCTGCGTCTTCATCTGCAGGAAATCCGGCGAATCGAAACGGAAAAGGTCGACGTCTGGGATTGGACGACAATCCGCCATCTGGTGATCTTCCCGACTTATCAGGAAGGGCTCGAAATCCTTCGTTCTTCATTGAGGGCCCTCTTGCAGGCCGACTATCCGAATGAGCGGATGATCGTGGTGCTCGCCTTCGAGGAGCGAGAGGGGATTCCGGCCTACCGGAAGGCGAAGGCCCTTCGGCAGGAGTTTGGATCTTCCTTCGGCGCCTTCTTAACGACCTTTCATCCCGACGGGATTCCGGGCGAGGCGCGCGTCAAAGGGGCGAACATGGCCTGGGCGGCCCGCCAGGCCAAGCAATACCTGGACCGGGAGAACATTCCTTATGACCGGGTGATCCTTTCCGCCTTCGACGCCGATACCTGCGTCGATCGGCAGTACTTCGGCTGCCTCACTTACAACTACATCATCCACCCGCAGCGGACCCGGCGAAGCTACCAGCCGCTTCCGATGTATCATAACAATATCTGGGATGCGCCGTCGTTCGCGCGGGTGGTCGCCAACAGCACCACCTTCTGGCACATGGTGCAGAGCATCCGGCCCGATCTCCTCATCACCTTCTCCAGCCACGCGATGTCGTTCAAGGCGTTGGTGGAGGTCGGGTATTGGCCGGTCGATGTCATTTCGGACGACTCGGTGATTTTCTACTCCTGCTACTTGTATTATGGGGGACAGTATGAGACGATCCCGCTTTATGTTCCCGTTTCGATGGATGCGAACCTGGCGGAGAGTTACTGGCGGACGCTGATTAATCAATATAAACAGATGCGGCGGTGGGCCTGGGGGATCGAGAAGTTCCCCTTGATGATGCGGGGGTTCTTAATCGATCGGGCCATTCCGCTTCGAAAGAAAATTAAGCATGTCTTCCGAATGCTCGAGGGGAATTACAGCTGGGGGAGCGCCCCTTTTGTCATTCCGGTCTTCGGGAGCCTTCCCCTGTTGGTCGGCGGGAGAGAATTTTATCAGACGGTGCTCGCTTATAATTTTACCGCGACCACCCGGTCGATCTTATCGATGGCGCTGGTCGGCGTGTTCCTCTCGGTCTTTCTCTGTCATGCGCTCCTTCCCCCGCGCCCCGCGCGCTACGGCCGATGGCGGACCGTTTCGATGACATTGCAGTGGGCATTGGTCCCCCTCTCTTATATTTTCCTGGTCGGATTGCCCGCGGTCGATGCGCAGACCCGCTTGATGCTGGGGCGTTATCTCACCTTTTGGGTGACCGATAAGAAAAGAAAGGAAGGGGACGTTGCGTCCGGGAGTCCGGAACTCGGCCCCGTCGCGGGATTGGCGGAAGTTCCGGAGAAGCGGGAGGAGGTCGGATGA
- a CDS encoding BON domain-containing protein, with translation MRTVYYALLMALCIGVIGCAAHPKKGAEERADDTAITSRIRAKLANDATLHLFRINVDSRQGIVTLSGTLPSEDRKRRAAEIAAGVAGVRQVENLLRVGQMRRPDRFEDAVIASKITSRLIQNPMTHALAIDVEAEKGKVILSGRVQSEREKKEAERIARNTSGVLSVENQLEILE, from the coding sequence ATGCGGACGGTTTATTATGCCTTGTTAATGGCGCTCTGCATCGGGGTGATCGGGTGCGCCGCTCACCCGAAGAAGGGGGCGGAAGAACGGGCGGACGACACCGCCATCACCTCCCGGATTCGGGCGAAGCTGGCCAATGACGCAACCCTCCATCTCTTCCGGATCAATGTCGACAGCCGTCAAGGGATCGTCACCCTCTCCGGCACGCTCCCGTCGGAAGACCGGAAACGCCGGGCGGCGGAAATTGCGGCGGGGGTGGCCGGCGTCCGGCAGGTCGAGAATCTCCTTCGTGTGGGACAAATGAGACGGCCTGACCGATTCGAAGATGCCGTCATCGCCTCCAAAATCACATCGCGATTGATCCAAAATCCAATGACCCACGCGCTCGCCATCGACGTCGAGGCGGAAAAAGGGAAGGTGATTTTGTCCGGCCGCGTGCAGAGTGAACGGGAAAAGAAGGAAGCGGAACGGATCGCCCGGAATACAAGCGGGGTCCTTTCAGTTGAAAATCAGTTAGAGATTCTCGAATAG
- a CDS encoding PEGA domain-containing protein, translating into MKPRYRRAFFLGALFLFTIVAPVLILGASGYRYDFQTQALVPTGTLVLKSYPEGAKIRINRREGTDRTPAEIQGLLPSRYILEVNSENFRSWRKEVEIRANRITVEDQILLIPKRIAVSSVSAKEIRTFAVSPDGRKLIYVHRKNADEGESLWLFDMDRREERLLFPFDSDPGGALSVEDSIDRLLWLGDGRGAAFSVSTSRSKRYFILAVGEGEEREPPFEWTPPEGGGEVDRWKWTKTGLRLFFMQGESLYRADYEKRSIAQVVPDPVQGYALLENFLYFVTTSPPVLFRQDLVTGERTTLAELPIDPAERNDPERLVVSPRGKIALIDRHHILWLIDDVPSAAPLPVAAGVQTVLFNGDGKRLLYQTKQGIFVYHLEEGKALGGREAGSFETAVRREGTVIAPVWYSDQFHILYGAGDTVYITEIGGPGSPNTYPLFQIPGEAHRFVYHDPDQVTFLFRNRLYQADLSFGRPRSTLLGSRL; encoded by the coding sequence ATGAAACCGCGCTATCGAAGGGCTTTTTTTCTTGGAGCGCTCTTCTTATTTACGATCGTCGCCCCCGTGCTGATTCTCGGCGCGAGCGGATACCGGTATGATTTTCAGACGCAGGCGCTGGTTCCGACGGGGACCCTTGTTTTAAAGTCGTATCCGGAGGGGGCGAAGATCCGCATCAACCGGCGGGAAGGGACCGATCGGACGCCGGCCGAGATTCAAGGCCTGCTCCCCTCGCGATACATCTTGGAGGTGAACTCGGAGAATTTCCGCTCCTGGCGAAAAGAGGTGGAGATCCGGGCGAATCGAATTACCGTCGAGGATCAGATATTGTTGATCCCGAAGCGGATCGCCGTCTCCTCCGTGTCGGCGAAAGAAATTCGGACCTTCGCCGTCTCGCCCGACGGCCGGAAGCTGATTTATGTCCACCGGAAAAACGCGGACGAGGGGGAGTCCCTCTGGCTCTTCGATATGGATCGGAGAGAGGAGCGCCTTCTTTTCCCATTCGACTCCGACCCGGGGGGGGCGCTCTCCGTCGAAGATTCCATCGATCGTCTCCTTTGGCTGGGGGACGGCCGGGGGGCTGCCTTTTCCGTTTCGACCTCTCGATCGAAACGCTATTTTATCCTGGCCGTCGGGGAGGGTGAAGAGCGGGAGCCGCCGTTCGAATGGACCCCGCCCGAAGGGGGAGGAGAGGTCGATCGTTGGAAATGGACCAAAACCGGACTTCGTCTCTTCTTCATGCAGGGGGAGTCGCTCTATCGGGCCGATTATGAAAAAAGATCGATCGCGCAGGTGGTCCCCGACCCGGTCCAAGGATATGCCCTTCTTGAAAATTTCCTCTATTTTGTAACAACCTCCCCGCCGGTTCTTTTCAGGCAAGACCTCGTGACCGGCGAGCGAACCACGCTGGCGGAGCTTCCGATCGACCCGGCGGAAAGAAATGACCCCGAGCGCCTCGTCGTCTCGCCCCGGGGAAAAATCGCTTTGATCGATCGACACCATATTCTCTGGCTCATCGACGACGTTCCCTCCGCGGCCCCTCTGCCGGTCGCGGCCGGGGTTCAAACGGTCCTGTTCAATGGCGACGGGAAACGGCTTCTCTACCAGACGAAACAGGGGATTTTCGTTTATCACCTCGAGGAGGGAAAGGCCTTGGGGGGACGGGAGGCCGGTTCTTTTGAAACGGCCGTCCGGCGGGAAGGAACGGTCATCGCGCCGGTCTGGTACAGCGATCAATTCCACATTCTCTACGGCGCCGGCGATACCGTCTATATCACCGAGATCGGCGGGCCGGGTTCTCCCAATACCTATCCGCTTTTCCAAATCCCCGGCGAAGCGCACCGATTTGTTTATCACGACCCCGATCAGGTCACCTTTCTTTTTCGAAACCGGCTTTACCAGGCGGATCTCTCTTTCGGAAGGCCCCGCTCGACGCTCCTGGGGAGCCGTCTTTAA
- a CDS encoding tetratricopeptide repeat protein, with protein MKSHSYKKTFLFVLFAALVMWGLGQWITLPSSARQTEPREINPDTLKKTKLDEAKRQFRLSARQKKDPDSPLPSLLTLYDDNQFQAVSDQIVGLSDDQKNAPLHLLHGNALAFLGKHEEAAGAYQEAYRRAETLQEQAAALANFGLLYSTKRVWKEGIVWTERALAIDRQTGDRQAEGADLALLGTLYYQAGDTAKGSEAHMEALKIAEAISDRRLMARQLASIGNLHYLDRSYETALDYQQKALKLYRELGNPIGEAVSLTSLSFIYKDRKDFAKALSFQSDALAIHQAGDDLSSQSNAHINFALIYQDQGELEKAIGSAEKALKIREEMNDLPGMANVEGTIGTIHQSFGNLPQAIQHLEKSKELFQRGGASQQIHIVDQRIQILRDQMQN; from the coding sequence AATCAACCCCGACACGCTGAAAAAGACCAAGCTGGATGAGGCGAAGCGACAGTTTCGCCTCTCTGCGCGACAGAAGAAAGACCCTGATTCTCCGCTCCCCTCGCTTCTGACCCTGTACGATGATAACCAGTTCCAAGCCGTCTCGGATCAAATTGTCGGCCTCTCGGACGATCAGAAAAATGCCCCCCTCCATCTCCTGCACGGCAACGCCCTGGCCTTCCTCGGCAAACATGAAGAAGCGGCGGGGGCCTATCAGGAGGCCTATCGTCGGGCCGAGACCCTTCAAGAACAGGCCGCCGCGTTGGCGAATTTCGGGCTACTCTACTCGACAAAGCGGGTCTGGAAAGAGGGAATCGTCTGGACCGAGCGGGCGCTGGCGATCGACCGCCAGACCGGCGACCGGCAGGCTGAAGGAGCCGATCTCGCCCTTCTGGGAACCCTTTATTATCAAGCGGGAGACACCGCGAAGGGATCGGAAGCGCACATGGAAGCGTTGAAGATCGCCGAGGCGATCTCCGATCGGCGGCTGATGGCGCGCCAGCTTGCGTCGATCGGCAATCTCCACTACCTCGATCGGTCCTACGAGACGGCCCTCGATTATCAACAAAAGGCGCTGAAGCTTTATCGGGAGTTGGGAAACCCGATCGGGGAGGCGGTCTCCCTCACCAGCCTCAGCTTCATCTATAAAGACCGAAAAGATTTCGCGAAGGCGCTCTCGTTCCAATCCGACGCCCTCGCCATCCATCAGGCGGGAGACGATCTCTCTTCCCAGTCAAATGCTCACATCAATTTCGCGCTGATTTATCAGGATCAGGGAGAATTGGAGAAAGCGATCGGATCGGCGGAGAAGGCGCTGAAGATCCGGGAGGAGATGAATGATCTCCCCGGAATGGCGAATGTCGAAGGAACGATCGGAACGATCCACCAGAGCTTCGGCAACCTTCCCCAGGCGATTCAGCACCTTGAAAAATCAAAGGAGCTTTTCCAAAGGGGAGGCGCCTCTCAGCAAATCCATATCGTCGATCAACGGATTCAGATCCTGCGCGATCAGATGCAGAACTAG
- a CDS encoding response regulator transcription factor encodes MQKKILVVDDNQDTVQILTAVLKRGGYIVVAARDGVEAVEKVQQERPALVLSDLMMPKLDGFGVMEAMRADPGMNQIPVLIISAKVDPVSKARGMELGAKDYIVKPINPGEVLQKVRHHLQEGLS; translated from the coding sequence TTGCAAAAAAAGATTTTAGTCGTTGACGATAATCAGGATACGGTCCAGATTTTGACGGCCGTACTGAAACGAGGGGGGTATATCGTCGTGGCGGCGAGAGACGGGGTCGAGGCGGTTGAGAAGGTTCAACAGGAAAGACCGGCGCTGGTCCTTTCGGATCTGATGATGCCGAAGCTGGATGGTTTCGGGGTCATGGAGGCGATGCGGGCCGACCCCGGAATGAACCAGATTCCGGTGCTGATTATCTCCGCCAAAGTCGATCCGGTTTCCAAGGCGCGGGGAATGGAGTTGGGGGCCAAAGATTATATCGTAAAGCCGATCAACCCCGGCGAAGTTCTCCAGAAAGTCCGCCACCATCTTCAAGAGGGTCTGAGTTAG
- a CDS encoding outer membrane beta-barrel protein, which translates to MKWLGLKTGLWLIAFILTGALSAHAQDREDERAWFVPEIANVGAGVHGGFLSSRDGDGGEGFAGAHLRFRVLSFMGLEVSAGTLEETFLNESIVLSEIPLSVSGLIYPVGAPFTVLPWPVTPYLIGGVTWVYFRTDFEKGLATPPTNLQNVSPLEHDVAPGWHAGGGFDIGITENVTFSVEYRATFWDFRENIDNAAVRAALPDLETNNYTVRGALTFLFH; encoded by the coding sequence ATGAAGTGGCTTGGTTTGAAGACAGGTTTATGGCTGATCGCGTTTATCTTGACGGGCGCCCTTTCCGCCCATGCGCAGGACCGGGAGGATGAGCGTGCCTGGTTTGTTCCCGAAATTGCCAATGTCGGCGCCGGTGTTCACGGCGGGTTTTTATCGTCTCGGGACGGAGACGGCGGCGAAGGATTTGCCGGCGCTCATCTCCGGTTTCGGGTCCTTTCTTTTATGGGGTTGGAGGTCTCTGCCGGCACGCTGGAGGAGACATTTCTGAACGAGTCGATCGTCCTGTCGGAGATCCCTTTGAGTGTGAGCGGACTGATCTACCCGGTCGGCGCCCCGTTCACTGTCCTTCCCTGGCCGGTCACCCCGTATCTGATCGGTGGAGTGACATGGGTTTATTTTAGAACCGATTTTGAGAAAGGGCTCGCGACACCCCCGACGAACCTTCAGAATGTCTCGCCCCTGGAGCACGATGTGGCGCCCGGCTGGCACGCGGGGGGAGGTTTCGATATTGGGATTACGGAGAACGTGACTTTCAGTGTGGAATATCGTGCGACCTTCTGGGACTTCAGGGAGAACATCGACAACGCCGCAGTCCGCGCCGCCCTCCCCGATCTTGAGACGAATAACTACACGGTGCGCGGCGCGCTTACGTTCCTGTTCCACTAA
- a CDS encoding serine hydrolase has protein sequence MSNRISQKMQEGVAAGVFPGGVLLIYSQGEVRFHQAFGSASLIPNQVPMTCDTLFDLASLTKPLATAAAILILIQNDLLALTDPLSKFFPEFTFGAKREITLYHLLNHSAGLPDWRPYYQEIAEQEEKDPGFLGSSAAKRKICQRVKEEPLIAYPGAKSLYSDLGFILLGEVVEAVATEPLHRFCYRNIFSKHDCKETFFIRLGRRPQAYRGRLFAATEECPWRGKVIRGWVHDDNAYAMGGVAGHAGLFSTAWEVYRLVRLWIDSIEGTGPLNSTLATLFTTCQKGNDIPVGSSWGLGWDTPSHPRSSSGRFFSPMSFGHLGFTGTSIWVDRKRDLIVILLTNRVHPSRDNSEIRLFRPELHDLIFEEVVGV, from the coding sequence GTGTCTAATCGAATCTCCCAAAAAATGCAGGAGGGGGTCGCCGCCGGGGTCTTCCCGGGGGGGGTCCTATTGATCTACTCCCAAGGGGAGGTCCGTTTTCATCAGGCGTTCGGATCGGCCTCGCTGATTCCCAACCAGGTCCCGATGACCTGCGATACTCTTTTTGATCTCGCCTCCCTGACCAAGCCGCTCGCCACCGCCGCCGCGATCCTCATTTTAATTCAGAATGACCTTCTTGCCCTCACCGATCCGCTCTCGAAGTTTTTTCCCGAGTTTACTTTCGGGGCGAAGCGGGAGATCACCCTCTATCATCTCTTGAACCACAGCGCCGGTCTTCCCGATTGGAGGCCTTATTATCAGGAGATTGCGGAACAGGAGGAAAAAGATCCCGGTTTTCTCGGCTCCTCCGCAGCCAAGCGGAAAATCTGCCAACGGGTGAAAGAGGAGCCGCTGATCGCCTATCCGGGGGCGAAGAGCCTTTATAGCGATCTCGGTTTTATCCTCCTGGGCGAGGTGGTGGAAGCGGTGGCGACGGAGCCGCTTCACCGCTTTTGTTATCGGAATATCTTTTCAAAACACGATTGCAAGGAGACTTTCTTTATCCGGCTCGGACGGCGGCCTCAGGCCTATCGGGGGCGCCTTTTTGCCGCGACTGAAGAGTGCCCCTGGCGGGGAAAGGTGATCCGGGGGTGGGTTCACGACGATAATGCGTATGCGATGGGAGGGGTGGCCGGCCATGCCGGTTTATTCTCGACGGCGTGGGAGGTCTACCGTCTGGTCCGGCTTTGGATCGATTCGATCGAGGGGACGGGGCCGCTCAATTCGACGCTGGCCACCCTCTTCACCACCTGCCAGAAGGGGAATGACATTCCGGTCGGCTCTTCCTGGGGGTTGGGGTGGGACACCCCCTCGCATCCCCGTTCCTCTTCGGGCCGGTTTTTTTCTCCAATGAGCTTCGGCCACCTTGGCTTTACCGGAACATCAATTTGGGTCGACCGGAAGAGGGATCTCATTGTGATCTTGTTGACCAACCGGGTCCATCCGAGCCGCGACAATTCAGAGATCCGTCTCTTCCGCCCCGAGCTGCACGATCTGATTTTTGAGGAGGTGGTCGGTGTCTGA
- a CDS encoding BON domain-containing protein, which translates to MKETLSKLLVLILLIGVTTGCASWRDRDTESAPTDRGAGTTTRTDDAALTAKVKAKLLSDDVLNGMNIDVDTQNGVVFLNGVVDSQDQKQKAIELAQNTEGVREVEDNLKVGRIEGSSNESGSTLSVNLLEDLG; encoded by the coding sequence ATGAAAGAGACACTCAGCAAGCTGTTGGTTTTGATTCTGCTCATTGGAGTGACAACCGGTTGTGCCAGCTGGCGGGACCGCGATACGGAGAGCGCGCCGACCGATCGCGGCGCGGGGACCACGACCCGAACCGATGATGCGGCGCTGACCGCAAAGGTGAAGGCGAAGCTCCTCTCCGATGATGTTCTGAACGGGATGAATATCGATGTCGATACCCAAAATGGGGTTGTCTTCCTGAACGGGGTGGTTGATAGTCAGGACCAGAAGCAGAAGGCGATCGAGCTGGCCCAGAATACCGAAGGAGTCCGAGAGGTCGAGGACAATCTAAAGGTCGGTCGTATCGAGGGCTCTTCGAATGAGTCGGGGAGCACGTTGTCGGTGAATCTGCTGGAAGATCTCGGGTAG
- a CDS encoding ion transporter: MVFLSFAWIGLLILDLTGHNGVVRTLTYAIWGIFVLDFLIEILVAPDKAVYLRRHWLTVFSLALPALRILRVAQTLRFLRVTGTVRPVNLARLITSFSRGMGAVRTTLGRHGFGYVLALTVLITFAGAAGMVFFENPAALRSSGYVEAAEQGAGFHSYAEALWWTAMIITTMGSEYWPKTAEGRILCWLLAVYAFAIFGYITATIASFLIGRPPPDERMEREEEAPNIVRPEETK, encoded by the coding sequence ATGGTCTTCCTGTCATTCGCCTGGATCGGCCTTCTGATCCTCGACCTGACGGGGCACAACGGCGTTGTGCGCACCCTGACTTATGCGATCTGGGGAATCTTTGTTTTAGATTTTTTAATCGAGATCCTCGTCGCACCGGACAAGGCGGTCTACCTTCGCCGCCATTGGTTGACCGTCTTCTCGTTGGCTCTCCCCGCGCTTCGCATTTTACGGGTCGCTCAAACCCTTCGATTTCTCCGGGTCACCGGTACGGTGCGGCCGGTCAATCTGGCCCGACTCATTACCTCGTTCAGCCGCGGCATGGGAGCGGTCCGGACCACTCTCGGCCGCCACGGCTTCGGGTACGTCCTGGCCCTAACGGTCCTGATCACCTTCGCCGGCGCAGCCGGCATGGTTTTTTTTGAAAACCCGGCTGCATTGCGTTCATCGGGATATGTCGAGGCGGCGGAGCAAGGTGCCGGGTTCCACAGCTACGCAGAGGCGCTCTGGTGGACCGCAATGATCATCACCACGATGGGTTCGGAATACTGGCCGAAAACCGCCGAGGGCCGGATTCTTTGCTGGCTCCTGGCAGTCTACGCTTTCGCGATTTTCGGCTACATCACCGCCACGATCGCAAGCTTTCTGATCGGGCGGCCTCCCCCCGATGAGCGGATGGAGCGGGAAGAAGAAGCGCCGAACATCGTCAGACCAGAGGAGACAAAATAA
- a CDS encoding LD-carboxypeptidase, translated as MSDQRRQSIIKPKRLSPGETIGVVAPAGRVEPADLHRGVLRLEQLGFKVIVGRHVEKRHRYLAGKDPDRAADLRSMFENRDVRAVLCARGGSGAARLLRFLDRNRLEPKIFLGCSDVTTLLLYFSRILGWVTFHGPMVATQFGKGPNQAMDENFMKVLGGEALEMSFPGVRTLRPGQAEGILTGGCLTLICTTIGTPYEIETEDKILFIEDIDEAPYRIDRMLSYLKGLGKFDHVRGVVFGQMPRCQPELLPEIIMEIFDELPVPVLFGFPSGHGDSLATLPFGLPVRIDGMTGSLRMLEPAVL; from the coding sequence GTGTCTGATCAGCGCCGGCAGTCGATCATCAAGCCGAAACGGCTCTCCCCCGGGGAGACGATCGGAGTTGTGGCGCCGGCCGGGCGGGTGGAGCCGGCCGATCTTCACCGAGGCGTGCTTCGGCTCGAACAGCTTGGGTTTAAGGTCATCGTCGGGCGGCACGTTGAGAAGCGCCACCGCTACCTCGCCGGGAAAGACCCCGACCGGGCGGCCGACCTCCGGTCGATGTTCGAGAACCGTGATGTCCGCGCCGTCCTCTGCGCGCGGGGGGGCTCCGGAGCCGCCCGGCTCCTTCGCTTCCTCGATCGGAACCGCCTTGAACCGAAGATTTTCCTCGGCTGCAGCGATGTCACGACCCTGCTCCTCTATTTCTCCCGTATCTTGGGTTGGGTGACCTTCCATGGCCCGATGGTCGCAACGCAGTTTGGGAAAGGACCGAATCAGGCGATGGACGAAAACTTCATGAAGGTCCTCGGCGGCGAGGCGTTGGAAATGTCGTTCCCCGGCGTCCGGACATTGCGGCCCGGTCAAGCGGAGGGGATCTTGACCGGCGGCTGTCTTACCCTGATCTGCACAACCATCGGGACCCCCTATGAGATCGAGACCGAAGATAAGATCCTCTTTATTGAAGACATCGATGAGGCCCCCTATCGAATCGATCGGATGCTCTCTTATCTGAAAGGGTTGGGCAAATTCGACCATGTGCGGGGGGTTGTCTTCGGTCAGATGCCCCGTTGCCAGCCGGAGCTCCTTCCCGAGATCATTATGGAAATTTTTGATGAACTCCCCGTCCCGGTTCTCTTTGGTTTCCCTTCCGGCCATGGGGATTCGCTCGCCACCCTTCCCTTCGGCCTTCCTGTGCGGATCGATGGAATGACCGGCTCCCTGCGAATGTTGGAACCGGCCGTCCTTTGA
- the mpl gene encoding UDP-N-acetylmuramate:L-alanyl-gamma-D-glutamyl-meso-diaminopimelate ligase, with product MPESKRIHIIAICGTGMAALAGLLKKAGHAVTGSDTQIYPPMSTLLEEAGIPCKIGYDPAHIEPNTDLVIIGNAVGKTNPEVVATLERGLPYFSMPAALGEFFLKGKASLVVAGTHGKTTTSSLLAWVLTSAGLDPGMMIGGWVKNFNSNHRLGKGNYFVVEGDEYDTAFFDKGPKFLHYQPHHAILTSIEFDHGDIYADLTAIKQSFRKFVALLPAEGLLVTAAGDPAIGEVIKGAGCRIETYGIDEEADWQAEQIHMTGELLSFDVFRRRKKMGTIRSPLAGRHNLKNTLAVIALAHEVGVPWEKIAEGVLRFEGIKRRQEIVGEVRDILIIDDFAHHPTAISETLMALRLRYPTRRLWAVFEPRSATSRRNVFQKEFVAALAPADRIILADIFAPEKIPAEDRLHPEKIISDLVALGKNARFLSTPDRIVSEMVKELAPGDVVCVMSSGGFGGIHQKLISGLSS from the coding sequence TTGCCGGAATCAAAACGGATTCATATCATCGCCATCTGCGGGACGGGGATGGCCGCCTTGGCCGGACTTCTCAAAAAGGCGGGGCACGCCGTCACCGGCTCCGACACACAGATCTACCCCCCCATGAGCACCCTTCTTGAAGAAGCCGGAATCCCCTGTAAGATCGGGTATGACCCGGCCCACATCGAACCGAATACCGACCTGGTGATCATCGGAAACGCCGTCGGCAAAACCAATCCGGAGGTGGTCGCCACCCTGGAGCGGGGATTGCCCTATTTCTCCATGCCGGCGGCGCTGGGGGAGTTTTTCCTCAAGGGAAAAGCGTCGCTGGTGGTGGCCGGGACACACGGAAAGACGACCACCTCTTCTCTTCTCGCCTGGGTATTGACCTCGGCAGGGCTCGATCCGGGAATGATGATCGGCGGCTGGGTGAAGAACTTCAACAGCAATCACCGCTTGGGAAAGGGGAATTACTTCGTCGTTGAAGGAGACGAATACGATACCGCCTTCTTCGACAAAGGACCCAAGTTCCTTCATTATCAGCCTCATCATGCCATCCTGACCAGTATCGAGTTCGACCACGGCGACATCTATGCCGATCTGACGGCGATCAAACAATCTTTCCGAAAGTTCGTGGCGCTTCTCCCCGCGGAGGGATTGCTGGTGACGGCCGCGGGAGATCCCGCGATCGGGGAGGTCATCAAAGGGGCCGGCTGCCGGATCGAGACCTACGGGATCGATGAAGAGGCCGATTGGCAGGCGGAGCAGATCCATATGACCGGGGAACTCCTTTCGTTCGACGTTTTCCGCCGCCGAAAAAAAATGGGGACGATTCGAAGCCCCTTGGCCGGCCGGCATAACCTGAAAAATACATTGGCAGTGATCGCGTTGGCGCACGAGGTCGGCGTTCCTTGGGAAAAAATCGCGGAAGGGGTGCTGCGATTCGAGGGGATCAAGCGGCGCCAGGAGATCGTGGGGGAGGTTCGCGATATTTTGATCATCGACGACTTCGCCCATCATCCGACCGCCATCTCCGAGACCCTCATGGCCCTCCGGCTCCGGTATCCGACCCGACGGCTCTGGGCCGTCTTCGAGCCGCGCTCCGCCACCAGCCGGCGGAATGTCTTTCAGAAAGAGTTTGTCGCCGCCCTTGCCCCGGCCGACCGGATTATCTTGGCAGACATCTTCGCCCCGGAGAAGATTCCGGCGGAGGATCGGCTTCATCCCGAAAAGATCATCTCCGATCTGGTCGCGCTCGGAAAGAACGCCCGGTTTTTATCGACCCCCGACCGGATCGTCTCCGAAATGGTGAAGGAGCTGGCGCCGGGAGATGTCGTCTGCGTAATGTCGAGCGGCGGTTTCGGCGGGATTCACCAAAAATTGATTTCCGGATTGTCTTCGTAG